From the genome of Haloterrigena sp. KLK7, one region includes:
- a CDS encoding aldo/keto reductase, with translation MGTEDAETVAPGTCPTANGMPMLGFGTWQHDDPDQCVESVRAALEAGYRHIDTAQAYENEAAVGEGIAAADVDRDEIFLATKVWRSNLAHDDVLETARESIDRLGVDYLDMLYIHWPTGTYDAEGTLSAFSELYDEGLIENVGISNFLPEQVQEAVDICDAPILANQVELHPLLPQPDLREACENAGVEVVAYSPIARGEVFTQPEIQEVAEKHGVSEAQVSLAWLREKGVTAIPKATGEDHIRDNWESLTLELDREDINKIDSIDETDRQVDPSFAPWN, from the coding sequence ATGGGAACGGAAGACGCCGAAACCGTCGCACCCGGAACGTGTCCGACCGCGAACGGCATGCCGATGCTCGGGTTCGGCACCTGGCAGCACGACGACCCCGACCAGTGCGTCGAGAGCGTCCGAGCGGCCCTCGAGGCGGGCTATCGCCACATCGACACCGCGCAGGCCTACGAGAACGAGGCGGCCGTCGGCGAGGGGATCGCGGCGGCCGACGTCGACCGCGACGAGATCTTCCTCGCGACCAAGGTCTGGCGCTCCAATCTCGCGCACGACGACGTCCTCGAGACGGCCCGCGAGAGCATCGATCGGCTCGGCGTCGACTATCTCGATATGCTGTACATCCACTGGCCGACCGGGACGTACGACGCCGAGGGGACGCTGTCGGCGTTCTCGGAGCTGTACGACGAGGGGCTGATCGAGAACGTCGGTATCAGCAACTTCCTCCCCGAGCAGGTCCAGGAGGCCGTCGATATCTGTGACGCGCCGATCCTGGCCAATCAGGTCGAACTCCACCCGCTGCTCCCCCAGCCCGACCTCCGGGAGGCCTGCGAGAACGCCGGCGTCGAGGTCGTCGCCTACTCGCCGATCGCTCGCGGCGAGGTGTTCACCCAGCCCGAGATTCAGGAGGTCGCCGAGAAACACGGCGTCAGTGAAGCTCAGGTCAGCCTCGCCTGGCTGCGCGAGAAGGGCGTCACCGCGATTCCGAAGGCGACCGGCGAGGACCACATCCGCGACAACTGGGAATCGCTGACTCTCGAGCTGGACCGCGAAGACATCAACAAAATTGACAGTATCGACGAGACGGACCGTCAGGTCGATCCCAGCTTCGCGCCCTGGAACTGA
- a CDS encoding DUF4129 domain-containing protein, with the protein MDRDTGRVALIALLCCLAVVLVAATLPSMVENGGSGGGFGGDGGSGVNERSDSPAADSGSEQAPAYDFQGLCIAVLDSELGFLALVSGAVGIAALATRSYDTKVTIMLSVALLPLVVLVFVVLTGGCGTQTLDPPTPPADVQPPPSENGSSGPLGGGDGDGPVSGPTLPSLLVLTVLLVTVVGAFAALFYGGDDEGRESTASAAEPDDDVQRSELGRAAGQAADRIEAGDDFENDVYRAWREMTDPLEVDRPDSSTPGEFAAAARDAGLDPSHVDELRTMFEDVRYGDRPVTDDRERRAVEILRRIEAVYADDDRDRENGTTR; encoded by the coding sequence GTGGACAGAGATACGGGTCGCGTCGCCCTGATCGCCCTCCTGTGCTGTCTCGCGGTCGTGCTCGTCGCGGCGACGTTACCATCGATGGTCGAGAACGGCGGGAGCGGTGGCGGGTTCGGCGGTGACGGCGGCAGCGGCGTCAACGAGCGGAGCGACTCCCCAGCGGCCGATTCCGGCTCCGAGCAGGCCCCGGCGTACGACTTCCAGGGGCTGTGCATCGCGGTCCTCGATTCGGAACTCGGCTTCCTCGCGCTCGTTTCGGGCGCGGTCGGAATCGCCGCGCTGGCGACGCGGTCGTACGATACCAAGGTGACGATCATGCTCTCGGTCGCGTTGCTCCCGCTGGTCGTGCTCGTCTTCGTCGTCCTCACCGGCGGCTGCGGGACGCAGACCCTCGACCCGCCGACTCCCCCGGCCGATGTGCAGCCGCCTCCGTCGGAGAACGGCTCGAGCGGTCCGCTCGGCGGCGGCGACGGCGACGGTCCCGTTTCCGGGCCGACCCTGCCCTCGCTGCTCGTGCTGACCGTTCTCCTGGTGACGGTCGTCGGCGCGTTCGCGGCGCTGTTCTACGGCGGCGACGACGAGGGTCGGGAATCGACGGCCTCGGCCGCGGAGCCGGACGACGACGTTCAGCGGAGCGAACTCGGCCGCGCGGCCGGACAGGCCGCCGACCGGATCGAGGCGGGCGACGACTTCGAGAACGACGTCTACCGGGCGTGGCGCGAGATGACGGACCCGCTCGAGGTCGACCGACCCGACTCGAGCACGCCCGGCGAGTTCGCGGCCGCGGCGCGGGACGCGGGGCTGGATCCGTCCCACGTCGACGAGTTGCGGACGATGTTCGAGGACGTCCGCTACGGCGACCGCCCCGTCACGGACGACCGCGAGCGCCGCGCCGTCGAGATACTGCGGCGGATCGAAGCGGTCTACGCCGACGACGACCGCGACCGCGAGAACGGAACCACACGATGA
- a CDS encoding DUF58 domain-containing protein, whose product MTGRNDEERSTDGRSERADGGEAAGLDAGSPSEPGLDAGTDSRTDADTDTETGSSGKGSSADVDTEPDTDGDTAHPAESVVVDSSVRETNRWAGVAAVASLFGGAGVIVTSPALLLAAVVGIAYAAYARVGRPPNPTLSIDRELEDGDLEPGESVRVTVRVRNDGDELLPDLRLVDGVPAELVVTDGSPRHGTALRPGETETFSYAVTARQGAHAFEPVSVVARGFTGAVERVQRIRADTELRCPPAETETDVPLRSLTLPLTGRVETDVGGEGLEFHSTREYRRGDPLSQIDWNRRARGQELTTITFREERSATVMLAVDTRTDAYRRPDETGRHAVDRSIEAAVAVFDALDAGGNNVGLAGFGPHQQWLSPGSGPDHRARARRLLATDPAFGLSPPESSKSMLYVQRQRFRSRMPSDSQVVLFTPLCDDDIVRTAQLLEADGHLVTVVSPDPTGRETPGERVAAVERTVRVSTLRGAGIRVVDWPADESLAATLERSRRRWSA is encoded by the coding sequence ATGACGGGGCGTAACGACGAGGAACGATCGACCGACGGTCGAAGCGAGCGCGCCGACGGTGGCGAGGCCGCCGGTCTCGACGCCGGGTCACCCTCCGAACCTGGTCTCGACGCCGGTACCGATAGTCGGACGGACGCCGACACCGATACCGAGACGGGGTCCAGCGGGAAGGGGTCCAGCGCCGACGTCGATACCGAGCCCGACACCGACGGAGACACCGCACACCCCGCGGAATCGGTCGTCGTCGACTCGAGCGTCCGGGAAACCAATCGCTGGGCCGGCGTCGCCGCCGTCGCCTCGCTGTTCGGCGGCGCCGGCGTCATCGTCACGTCGCCGGCGCTGTTGCTGGCGGCGGTCGTCGGCATCGCGTACGCGGCCTACGCCCGGGTCGGTCGGCCGCCGAACCCGACGCTCTCGATCGACCGCGAACTCGAGGACGGCGACCTCGAGCCGGGCGAGTCCGTTCGCGTGACGGTGCGCGTCCGCAACGACGGGGACGAACTCCTTCCGGACCTCCGCCTCGTCGACGGCGTGCCGGCGGAGCTCGTCGTCACCGACGGCTCCCCGAGACACGGGACCGCGCTCCGGCCGGGCGAGACGGAGACGTTCTCCTACGCGGTGACCGCCCGCCAGGGCGCCCACGCGTTCGAACCGGTGTCCGTCGTCGCGCGAGGGTTCACCGGTGCCGTCGAGCGCGTCCAGCGGATCCGCGCCGACACCGAACTCCGCTGCCCGCCCGCCGAGACGGAGACCGACGTCCCGCTGCGGTCGCTGACGCTGCCGCTGACCGGCCGCGTCGAGACCGACGTCGGCGGCGAGGGCCTCGAGTTCCACTCGACCAGGGAGTACCGCCGCGGCGATCCGCTCTCGCAGATCGACTGGAACCGCCGCGCCCGCGGCCAGGAGCTGACGACGATAACGTTTCGCGAGGAGCGGTCGGCGACGGTGATGCTCGCCGTCGACACGCGCACGGACGCGTACCGTCGACCGGACGAGACGGGACGCCATGCAGTCGATCGCAGCATCGAGGCGGCCGTCGCCGTCTTCGACGCGCTCGACGCGGGCGGAAACAACGTCGGTCTCGCCGGCTTCGGCCCGCACCAGCAGTGGCTGTCGCCGGGATCGGGACCCGACCATCGGGCGAGGGCCCGCCGACTGCTCGCGACCGATCCGGCGTTCGGGCTCTCCCCGCCGGAGTCGTCGAAATCGATGCTGTACGTCCAGCGACAGCGGTTCCGATCGCGGATGCCGTCCGATTCGCAGGTGGTCCTGTTCACGCCGCTCTGTGACGACGACATCGTGCGGACCGCGCAGTTGCTCGAGGCCGACGGCCACCTCGTGACGGTCGTCAGCCCCGATCCGACGGGGCGGGAGACGCCCGGCGAACGGGTCGCGGCGGTCGAACGAACGGTCCGCGTCTCGACGCTCAGAGGGGCGGGCATCAGGGTCGTCGACTGGCCGGCGGACGAGTCGCTGGCGGCGACGCTCGAGCGAAGTCGACGGCGGTGGTCGGCGTGA
- a CDS encoding MoxR family ATPase, with product MDITDARAECNAVLDAVSESVIADREFLETVLLGVLARGHVLLEDVPGTGKTLTANGLASALGLSFSRIQFTPDLLPADVTGTHVFDESDGSFEFSPGPIFANVVLADEINRAPPKTQAALLEAMAEGQVTVDGDTHQLPRPFFVIATQNPVEQAGTFPLPEAQVDRFLVKQSIGYPDADGERELLHRRLGRTERSPSVDPVLDGDRVRALREVPESVRVDDDLVSYVADIARGTRTRSQVETGVSPRGTQRLLEATRARAVVAGRDYVTPDDVKRVAGPVLAHRLVLTPDASVDGASKTAIVDEVLDSVPVPTLE from the coding sequence ATGGATATTACCGACGCGCGTGCGGAGTGCAACGCCGTCCTCGATGCCGTCAGCGAGAGCGTCATCGCGGATCGGGAGTTCCTCGAGACCGTCCTCCTCGGCGTCCTCGCGCGAGGTCACGTGCTCTTAGAGGACGTGCCCGGAACCGGGAAGACCCTGACCGCGAACGGTCTGGCGTCCGCGCTCGGGCTGTCGTTCTCCCGGATCCAGTTCACGCCGGACCTGCTGCCGGCCGACGTGACCGGTACTCACGTGTTCGACGAGTCGGACGGCTCCTTCGAGTTCAGTCCCGGACCGATCTTCGCGAACGTCGTGCTGGCCGACGAGATCAACCGCGCGCCGCCGAAGACCCAGGCCGCGCTGCTCGAGGCGATGGCGGAAGGACAGGTCACCGTCGACGGCGACACACATCAGTTGCCGCGGCCGTTTTTCGTGATCGCGACGCAGAACCCCGTCGAGCAGGCCGGAACCTTCCCGCTACCGGAGGCGCAGGTCGACCGCTTCCTGGTGAAACAGTCGATCGGCTATCCCGACGCGGACGGCGAACGGGAGCTGTTACACCGTCGGCTCGGGCGCACCGAACGGAGTCCGAGCGTCGACCCCGTGCTGGACGGCGACCGCGTCCGCGCGCTCCGGGAGGTCCCCGAGTCGGTCCGGGTCGACGACGATCTCGTGTCCTACGTCGCCGATATCGCCCGCGGGACGCGCACTCGAAGCCAGGTCGAGACCGGGGTCTCGCCGCGGGGCACCCAGCGCCTGCTCGAGGCGACGCGGGCCCGCGCCGTCGTCGCCGGACGGGACTACGTGACGCCCGACGACGTCAAACGCGTCGCCGGCCCCGTGTTGGCCCACCGACTCGTTCTCACGCCCGACGCCTCGGTCGACGGCGCCTCGAAGACGGCGATCGTCGACGAGGTGCTCGATTCGGTCCCCGTCCCGACGCTCGAGTAG
- a CDS encoding class I SAM-dependent methyltransferase encodes MTGRPIADRPVHEVLAALGKRVLRPGGRELTRRLLEALAVSSADDVVEFAPGAGATARRALASGPNSYTGIELDREAARALRDELGGPDCEIVVGNAADTDLEDGTADVVYGEAMLTMQPREGKAAVVREASRLLEPGGVYGVHELGLVPDGLDAETKATVRDDLSRAAKVHARPLTESEWVSLLEAEGFTVRWRATAPMRLLEPRRVLRNEGVVRALRIAGTLLARPDLRDRVRSMRRAVGKHERRLNAVALVAERTET; translated from the coding sequence ATGACCGGGCGACCGATCGCGGACCGACCGGTCCACGAGGTTCTCGCGGCGCTGGGAAAGCGAGTGCTCCGTCCAGGCGGCCGGGAACTGACTCGGCGGCTCCTCGAGGCGCTGGCCGTCTCGTCGGCCGACGACGTCGTCGAATTCGCGCCCGGCGCCGGAGCGACGGCCCGCCGCGCGCTGGCGTCCGGACCGAACTCGTACACCGGGATCGAACTGGACCGCGAGGCGGCGCGGGCGCTCCGGGACGAGCTGGGCGGGCCCGACTGCGAGATCGTCGTCGGTAACGCGGCCGACACCGACCTCGAGGACGGGACCGCGGACGTCGTCTACGGCGAAGCGATGCTGACGATGCAGCCGAGAGAGGGGAAGGCCGCGGTCGTCCGCGAAGCGAGCCGCCTCCTCGAGCCCGGCGGCGTCTACGGCGTCCACGAACTGGGGCTCGTCCCCGACGGACTGGACGCGGAGACGAAGGCGACGGTTCGGGACGACCTGTCTCGAGCGGCGAAGGTACACGCGCGCCCGCTGACGGAATCGGAGTGGGTGTCGCTGCTCGAGGCCGAAGGGTTCACCGTCCGGTGGCGAGCGACCGCCCCGATGCGCCTCCTCGAGCCGCGGCGAGTGCTTCGCAACGAGGGCGTGGTCCGGGCGCTGCGAATCGCGGGGACGCTCCTCGCGCGGCCCGACCTCCGCGATCGGGTTCGGTCGATGCGACGAGCCGTCGGAAAACATGAGCGGCGGCTGAACGCGGTCGCGCTCGTCGCCGAAAGGACGGAGACGTGA
- the ric gene encoding iron-sulfur cluster repair di-iron protein: MTAEIDPERRLGALVRENPEFAPVFESVGIDYCCGGDASLARACADADLEVAAVREKLRAARSDNDGETNDWNSISSLVDDVVERHHDYLRDELPSLERTIRKVVRVHGDARPELHDVESVFLDLADEVSHHISDEEETVFPELERLDGEASLTPDEEARIREAIDHLEDEHDAAAAHLERLRSLTDGYAVPEGACTSYRNMLDRLQLLEEDMHLHIHKENNVMFPEAEERLEAAVAE, from the coding sequence ATGACCGCCGAAATCGATCCGGAGCGACGACTCGGCGCGCTCGTCAGGGAGAACCCCGAGTTCGCGCCGGTGTTCGAGTCCGTCGGAATCGACTACTGCTGCGGCGGCGACGCCTCGCTCGCGCGGGCCTGTGCCGACGCCGACCTCGAGGTTGCGGCGGTCCGCGAGAAACTTCGGGCGGCCCGATCGGACAACGACGGCGAGACGAACGACTGGAACTCGATATCGTCGCTCGTCGACGACGTCGTCGAACGCCACCACGACTACCTCCGCGACGAGTTGCCGTCGCTCGAGCGGACGATCCGAAAGGTGGTCCGCGTCCACGGCGACGCCCGTCCGGAACTCCACGACGTTGAATCGGTGTTTCTCGATCTCGCCGACGAGGTCTCCCACCACATCTCCGACGAGGAGGAGACCGTCTTTCCGGAACTCGAACGGCTCGACGGGGAGGCGTCGCTGACGCCCGACGAGGAGGCGCGGATCCGCGAGGCGATCGACCACCTCGAGGACGAACACGACGCGGCCGCCGCCCACCTCGAGCGACTCCGTTCGCTGACCGACGGCTACGCGGTCCCGGAGGGCGCGTGTACCAGCTATCGCAACATGCTCGACCGGCTGCAGCTCCTCGAGGAGGACATGCACCTGCACATCCACAAGGAGAACAACGTCATGTTCCCCGAGGCCGAGGAGCGCCTCGAGGCCGCAGTCGCGGAGTAG
- a CDS encoding PAC2 family protein: MAQIRQQGPEMDLEEPVLVEGFPGLGLVGKIATDHLVEELDMRYYASVDCGGLPRVGVYRGGDRTARPPVRIYASEEHDLLALRSDAPIKADTVGSVAECLTEWIVAQDALPLYLSGLPAEREDEPDIYGVATGDAGERLADHDIDVPPEDGVVTGPTGALINRAAQRDYDSVGLVVESSPQFPDPESASVLLEDGVCRIADVEVEVQELLDRAAEIREKREQFAQQMQQVAQEESSQAQPLRMYQ, translated from the coding sequence ATGGCACAGATCCGTCAGCAGGGTCCCGAGATGGACCTCGAGGAGCCGGTCCTCGTCGAGGGATTTCCGGGACTCGGACTCGTCGGGAAGATCGCGACCGACCACCTCGTCGAGGAACTCGACATGCGCTACTACGCCAGCGTCGACTGCGGAGGACTGCCCCGCGTCGGCGTCTACCGCGGCGGCGATCGGACGGCCCGGCCGCCGGTCCGAATCTACGCCAGCGAGGAGCACGACCTCCTCGCGCTGCGCAGCGACGCCCCGATCAAGGCCGACACCGTCGGCTCCGTCGCCGAGTGTCTCACCGAGTGGATCGTCGCGCAGGACGCGCTCCCGCTCTACCTCAGCGGGCTGCCCGCCGAGCGCGAGGACGAGCCCGACATCTACGGCGTCGCCACCGGCGACGCCGGCGAGCGGCTCGCGGACCACGACATCGACGTGCCGCCCGAGGACGGGGTCGTCACGGGACCGACGGGCGCGCTCATCAACCGGGCCGCACAGCGCGACTACGACAGCGTCGGACTCGTCGTCGAGTCGAGCCCGCAGTTCCCCGATCCCGAGTCCGCGAGCGTCCTCCTCGAGGACGGCGTCTGCCGGATCGCCGACGTCGAGGTCGAGGTCCAGGAGCTGCTCGACCGCGCGGCGGAGATCCGCGAGAAGCGAGAGCAGTTCGCCCAGCAGATGCAGCAGGTCGCACAGGAGGAGAGTTCGCAGGCTCAGCCGCTGCGGATGTATCAGTAG
- a CDS encoding RsmB/NOP family class I SAM-dependent RNA methyltransferase, with amino-acid sequence MEPLERYRPIIDDFDAFLEACERPLGNAARVNTIKASVERTLTALEEEGLAYEQADWNSRVLRLETGSPGSTWTSFHGFTHGQEEVSAVPPVVLDPQPGERVWDSCAAPGGKATQIAALMDDRGTVVANDNNLGRISALRFNAERLGATSLAVTNADARNYSLNRFDFDEFDRSLVDAPCTCEGTIRKNPDALDNWSEGAIASVAGVQKGILRRAVQATREGGTVVYSTCTFAPEENEAVVQHALEEEDCRVVDFDIDLEYSPGLTEWDGDEYDSSLERAARIYPHQNDTGGFFVAKLEVTA; translated from the coding sequence ATGGAGCCACTCGAGCGGTATCGACCGATTATCGACGATTTCGACGCGTTCCTCGAGGCCTGCGAGCGGCCGCTTGGCAACGCCGCCCGCGTCAACACGATCAAGGCCTCGGTCGAGCGAACGCTCACGGCCCTCGAGGAGGAGGGCCTCGCGTACGAGCAGGCCGACTGGAACTCCCGCGTGCTGCGCCTCGAGACGGGGTCGCCGGGATCGACGTGGACGTCGTTCCACGGCTTTACGCACGGGCAGGAGGAGGTCTCGGCGGTGCCGCCGGTCGTCCTCGATCCCCAGCCCGGCGAGCGGGTCTGGGACAGCTGTGCCGCGCCGGGCGGGAAGGCGACCCAGATCGCGGCGCTAATGGACGACCGCGGGACCGTCGTCGCCAACGACAACAACCTCGGCCGGATTTCGGCGCTGCGGTTCAACGCCGAGCGCCTCGGTGCGACGAGCCTCGCCGTCACGAACGCCGACGCGCGCAACTACTCCCTGAACCGGTTCGACTTCGACGAGTTCGACCGCTCGCTCGTCGACGCGCCCTGTACCTGCGAGGGGACGATCCGGAAGAACCCCGACGCGCTGGACAACTGGTCGGAGGGGGCCATCGCGTCCGTCGCGGGCGTCCAGAAGGGCATTCTCCGGCGGGCGGTTCAGGCCACCCGCGAGGGCGGCACCGTCGTCTACTCGACGTGTACCTTCGCGCCCGAGGAGAACGAGGCGGTCGTCCAGCACGCCCTCGAGGAGGAGGACTGCCGCGTCGTGGACTTCGATATCGACCTCGAGTACTCGCCGGGACTGACCGAGTGGGACGGCGACGAGTACGACTCGTCCCTCGAGCGGGCGGCGCGGATCTACCCCCACCAGAACGACACCGGCGGCTTCTTCGTCGCGAAACTGGAGGTGACCGCCTGA
- a CDS encoding DMT family transporter: MTERRYLTLFVLLAIAWGTAFAAIEVGLATLPPILFAAFRLDVAALLFAGAIVGLGREWRPRTRTDWITIGVAGGLMVGAHYGLLFIGQSYVSSAVAAIVLSLTPIATPPLALALLPQERLRAPAVVGLFVGLAGVVVIALSGGSLGGQAIGVGLLFGSAFAFAVGSVLTERLQRTLPVLSLQTWAMALGAGILHGVSYAHPGETVPSLTAWTTATVAALAYLGIVATAGGFLAYFLLLDRIGASQLSLVNYASPVVATLVGWALLGESITLATIGGFGMIVLGFALCQLPSLWRLLAPVAGYKPRRRSAAGDCVVVDGNVYVPADRDTGRAPRAAPTAD; this comes from the coding sequence ATGACTGAAAGGAGATATCTAACGCTCTTCGTTCTCCTCGCCATCGCTTGGGGAACCGCCTTCGCGGCGATCGAGGTCGGACTGGCGACGCTGCCGCCGATCCTCTTTGCGGCCTTCCGACTCGACGTCGCGGCACTGCTGTTTGCCGGCGCCATCGTCGGCCTCGGACGCGAGTGGCGACCCCGGACGCGCACCGACTGGATAACGATCGGCGTCGCGGGCGGGCTGATGGTCGGCGCTCATTACGGGCTGTTGTTCATCGGTCAGTCGTACGTCTCGAGCGCCGTCGCCGCGATCGTCCTGAGTCTGACGCCGATCGCGACGCCGCCGCTCGCGCTCGCTCTCCTCCCGCAGGAACGGCTCCGTGCGCCCGCCGTCGTCGGGCTCTTCGTCGGGCTCGCCGGCGTCGTCGTGATCGCGCTTTCGGGCGGCTCGCTCGGCGGACAGGCGATCGGCGTCGGCCTGCTGTTCGGTTCGGCGTTCGCCTTCGCGGTGGGCTCGGTGCTGACCGAACGATTGCAGCGAACGCTGCCGGTACTGTCGTTGCAGACGTGGGCGATGGCTCTCGGCGCGGGGATCCTGCACGGCGTGAGCTACGCTCACCCGGGCGAAACCGTCCCCTCGCTGACGGCGTGGACGACCGCGACGGTCGCCGCGCTCGCGTACCTGGGGATCGTCGCCACTGCGGGCGGGTTTCTCGCGTACTTCCTCCTGCTCGACCGCATCGGCGCGAGCCAGCTCAGTCTCGTCAATTACGCGTCGCCCGTCGTCGCCACTCTCGTCGGCTGGGCGCTGCTGGGCGAATCGATCACGCTCGCGACGATCGGCGGGTTCGGGATGATCGTCCTCGGCTTCGCCCTCTGTCAGCTCCCGTCGCTCTGGCGACTCCTGGCACCGGTCGCCGGCTACAAACCGCGGCGCCGGTCGGCCGCGGGCGATTGCGTCGTCGTCGACGGCAACGTATACGTCCCCGCCGACCGCGATACCGGTCGCGCCCCCCGCGCCGCGCCTACCGCGGACTGA
- a CDS encoding alpha/beta hydrolase — MGATLTQRFDTGQFDGRYPYVRVGHGPEPLLVIPGIGDAMFDGEYGRTDAVTTAATFRRFLGDYTVYLVSRPRGLEDRQSIAAMARDYEDVLADRVGAASVLGLSMGGLIAQELARERPELVDRLVLGVSGCRLAGSGRPIARELHRLALEGEWTEIRARLYEEMFTGARRRAVPLLSRAIGRVKPPNPADPRDVSISFDAVHDYDGADRLGEIEPRTLVIGGTDDPFFPEAVLRETHEGLPDSQLAMFSGARHGAFLERKAGFDNWVQRFLAGEAAARVRQ; from the coding sequence ATGGGAGCCACACTGACGCAACGATTCGACACCGGACAGTTCGACGGCCGGTACCCGTACGTCCGCGTCGGCCACGGCCCGGAGCCGCTGCTCGTGATCCCCGGGATCGGCGACGCGATGTTCGACGGGGAGTACGGCCGCACCGACGCGGTGACGACCGCTGCCACCTTCCGTCGCTTTCTCGGCGACTACACCGTCTACCTGGTCAGTCGGCCGCGCGGACTCGAGGACCGCCAGTCGATCGCCGCGATGGCCCGCGACTACGAGGACGTCCTCGCGGACCGCGTCGGCGCCGCGTCCGTGCTGGGGCTCTCGATGGGCGGGCTGATCGCCCAGGAGCTCGCCCGCGAGCGGCCCGAACTGGTCGACCGCCTCGTCCTCGGCGTCTCGGGCTGTCGGCTCGCGGGGAGCGGTCGGCCGATCGCCCGCGAACTCCACCGCCTCGCCCTCGAGGGGGAGTGGACCGAGATCCGGGCCCGCCTCTACGAGGAGATGTTCACGGGCGCCCGGCGGCGGGCCGTCCCGCTGCTCTCTCGGGCGATCGGACGCGTCAAGCCGCCGAATCCCGCCGATCCGCGAGACGTGTCGATCTCCTTCGACGCGGTCCACGACTACGACGGGGCCGACCGCCTCGGGGAAATCGAGCCCCGAACGCTGGTCATCGGCGGCACCGACGACCCGTTCTTCCCCGAGGCGGTCCTCCGGGAGACCCACGAGGGGCTCCCCGACTCCCAACTCGCGATGTTCTCCGGCGCCCGTCACGGCGCCTTCCTCGAGCGAAAGGCGGGGTTCGATAACTGGGTCCAGCGGTTCCTCGCAGGCGAGGCGGCAGCGCGCGTTCGACAGTAA
- a CDS encoding HVO_0649 family zinc finger protein, producing MVPRRTGGRSDFEWIRKRYENTEKRCSECGYVDEEGNWTSHTDGRRVVYRHVCPSCGASREHVFDLGG from the coding sequence ATGGTACCACGGCGCACTGGTGGGCGGTCAGATTTCGAATGGATACGAAAGCGCTACGAGAACACCGAGAAGAGATGCTCGGAGTGTGGCTACGTGGACGAGGAGGGGAACTGGACGAGCCATACGGACGGCCGGCGGGTCGTGTATCGTCACGTCTGCCCGAGTTGTGGGGCCAGTCGCGAACACGTGTTCGATCTCGGTGGATAA
- a CDS encoding VOC family protein: MPTATPGLHHVTAIASDPQRNYEFYTETLGLRLVKRSVNQDDVSVYHLFYADHEGTPGTSMTFFPYTDARSGQVGAGQASAVSFLVPDGAIDYWRDRLADAGADPDEPRERFGDTVLPFTDPDGLPLELVARTDAPPANLPESPVPHAHAIRGFFGVTLSLTSADPTGDLLKEMGYRQTDRDGTRKRYTADGDLGFVVDIAEDPQARRGVPGAGTVHHVAFQVAEDEQEDWRQFLIDRGLRPTEIIDRKWFNSVYAREYGTVLFEYATKSPGYTVDEELEELGDRLVLPEWLEDRREEIEAGLPDLSP; this comes from the coding sequence ATGCCGACGGCAACTCCCGGCCTCCACCACGTCACCGCCATCGCGAGCGATCCCCAGCGAAACTACGAGTTCTACACGGAGACGCTCGGGTTGCGGCTCGTCAAGCGAAGCGTCAATCAGGACGACGTCTCGGTCTATCACCTCTTCTACGCCGATCACGAGGGGACGCCGGGGACGAGCATGACCTTCTTCCCCTACACCGACGCCCGCTCCGGGCAGGTCGGCGCGGGCCAGGCCAGCGCGGTGTCGTTTCTCGTCCCCGACGGCGCGATCGACTACTGGCGCGATCGACTCGCGGACGCCGGCGCCGACCCGGACGAGCCGCGCGAGCGGTTCGGCGACACCGTCCTCCCGTTTACCGACCCCGACGGCCTGCCGCTGGAACTGGTCGCTCGAACGGACGCGCCGCCGGCGAACCTCCCGGAGAGCCCCGTTCCCCACGCCCACGCGATCCGCGGCTTCTTCGGCGTGACGCTCTCGCTGACGAGCGCCGATCCGACCGGCGACCTGCTCAAAGAGATGGGCTACCGCCAGACCGACCGCGACGGGACGCGCAAGCGCTACACGGCCGACGGCGATCTCGGCTTCGTCGTCGACATCGCGGAGGACCCGCAGGCGCGCCGCGGGGTTCCCGGCGCGGGGACCGTCCATCACGTCGCGTTTCAGGTCGCCGAGGACGAACAGGAGGACTGGCGCCAGTTCCTGATCGACCGGGGGCTGCGACCGACCGAGATCATCGACCGCAAGTGGTTCAACTCGGTCTACGCCCGCGAGTACGGCACCGTCCTCTTCGAGTACGCCACCAAATCGCCGGGGTACACGGTCGACGAGGAACTCGAGGAACTCGGCGACCGGCTCGTTCTCCCCGAGTGGCTCGAGGACCGACGCGAGGAGATCGAGGCCGGACTGCCGGACCTGTCTCCCTAA